The following coding sequences lie in one Macadamia integrifolia cultivar HAES 741 unplaced genomic scaffold, SCU_Mint_v3 scaffold86, whole genome shotgun sequence genomic window:
- the LOC122070220 gene encoding uncharacterized protein LOC122070220 isoform X2: MNRNRNGFLFLKPCRKPSRSLSFDPILSLEREEMDAAEERIVSERLRRKLNDVNVEAQNQLSGIQDHVNFTLQKAYFRCAHECFDRRRQQEEINNCVENCSVPVVNANNLVQNEMAKFQANMITRTVEDIIKVHKMWEAGNVAKVLDGLPRQV; this comes from the exons ATGAATCGCAATCGGAACGGATTCCTGTTTCTAAAACCCTGTCGAAAACCCTCTCGCTCTCTCTCGTTCGATCCTATACTCTCGttagaaagagaagagatggaTGCAGCAGAAGAGCGTATAGTTTCGGAGAGATTGAGACGAAAGCTGAACGATGTGAATGTAGAAGCGCAAAATCAATTATCAGGAATACAAGACCATGTCAATTTCACTCTTCAG AAAGCGTACTTCAGATGTGCGCATGAGTGCTTTGATAGGAGAAGGCAGCAAGAGGAGATAAATAACTGTGTCGAAAATTGTAGTGTTCCGGTTGTTAATGCTAACAATCTGGTTCAGAATGAGATGGCTAAGTTTCAA GCTAATATGATAACAAGAACAGTGGAGGACATCATAAAAGTACACAAGATGTGGGAAGCAG
- the LOC122070221 gene encoding uncharacterized protein LOC122070221 — protein sequence MENIVHCMEVVKQKIEEENPKSFKAFLKIINHRWETNLVKDLHRTAYYLYPDLHYTNNLRFKKDLIESLKDVINKLAPNIDLAKDAVEEVKYFQEATCGFVDHLAIRARGTQCPADWWLNYGWSAPNLRPIVMKILSCTTSSSGCERNWSTFGLIHTKP from the exons ATGGAAAATATAGTGCATTGTATGGAAGTTGTCAAACAGAAGATAGAAGAGGAAAACCCAAAGTCATTCAAGGCATTTTTGAAGATTATAAATCATCGATGGGAAACTAATTTGGTTAAAGACCTTCATCGGACAG CCTATTATTTGTATCCGGATCTTCACTACACAAACAATTTAAGGTTTAAGAAAGATTTGATAGAATCTTTGAAGGATGTTATTAACAAGTTAGCTCCTAATATTGATTTGGCCAAAGATGCGGTTGAAGAG GTGAAGTACTTCCAGGAGGCCACTTGTGGGTTTGTTGATCATTTAGCTATCCGTGCTAGAGGAACACAATGCCCTG CTGATTGGTGGCTGAATTATGGATGGAGCGCTCCAAACTTGAGGCCAATAgtaatgaaaatattatcatgcacgACATCCTCAAGTGGCTGTGAACGTAACTGGAGTACTTTcggattgatacacaccaaacctTAG